In Tachyglossus aculeatus isolate mTacAcu1 chromosome X4, mTacAcu1.pri, whole genome shotgun sequence, the DNA window agacagacaacaaaacgtattaataaaataaataggataaatatgtacaagtaaaatagagtaataaatatgtacatacatatatacaggtgctgtggggaggggaaggaggtaaagtgggggtgataaggaggggggaagaaggagggggctcagtctgggaaggcctcctggaggaggtgagctctcagtagggctttgaagggagaattgAGGGTACAGATGGACAGGTTTCATCAGAAGCAGCTGACCCTGAAATAGTTACGGGTTTGCACATATGTTGTTGCCAGTTAACATAGTGTCAGCTTACAATGCCACTTCATTTAGCCAAGCAACTTCTTTCTCTGTTTTGAAAACACTTCTTAAGCTTTAAAGGGTGGAGAGTGATCCATTGTTAACTCATTGTCGATCATACACACTTAATCACTCATTTTGATGTAAGGGGAGTATATGTGATAGCCTAGGTTTCGGTTTTAGCAGTCCTGAAATGTCTCCCAGCTCTAGTACTCATATGAGTTTTAAGATGATTGATGTCCTTAAAGTTTCCAGAGCAAAACGTGCTTGTTAGCAGTAGAATTAATTGTCAAAATTGATTAAATCATACTTCCCCTTATTCTGCAGAGTTATTGACCTttacaggattagaaaccaagaacAGCAGTGACAGGTGATGTAATGAAGTTTTTAATGTTTAATATTTTgagagaaatttttttttttttcaagaaagcaTGCAGGAGTTTTGGATTTTCAGGAGGAAACCTTGGAATAGTTTTATGCCTCAAGGTTCATAAGGGGCATCTCATGATCATACTCCTTAAATGTTCATGTTGTTAATAGTTATCACCTTTGTTAAGAAAGCTGACATCACTTGTTTTTAGAAAAAGCAAAGATACTAATGACCATATCCTACCAAGTTGGTGATTGATTTTGGGAACCTGCCAGCTCCTAATGCATTTTTTCCTGGTTTTATTTACAGCTCAGAGATGGCTCAAGAGACAAACCAGACCCCAGGGCCCATGCTGTGTAGTACAGGATGTGGGTTTTATGGGAATCCTCGGACAAATGGAATGTGCTCCGTCTGCTACAAAGAACATCTTCAGCGGCAGCAGAATAGCGGCAGGATGAGTCCAATGGGTAAGTTGTTACCACACAAATGCAAAGTGTTTGAAGAACTGATGAAACTGAACTATAGAACAAACTGGCAGCTGAAGATGTCAGAACCTACACTGGAAACCACTCAAAGCTGAAGGGGAGACAAGAGGACCAAAATACATGCCTTGACCACCTCCTGAATGAGTAGTTTCACACCCACATGATTCTCTCTAGCTTCTCACTTTGGGCTTTTGTTGTTCCATGCTTCAGGACTGCTTTGGATATGTCATTTTAGCTGTTTTGCTGGAATATCAACCTAAGAATAAGCTAGAATTCTACAGCACGGTAAATTTAACTAAATCGCTAACCTATTACatggagcatttaacaaatgagctAATGCAGTGCAATGGGAAAATCCTTAAGGATTGCTAATGGCAAATTTCTGTGAGACAGAATCGACTTTGTTAATCTTTGTGTGTGTTTACAGGAACAGCCAGTGGCTCCAATAGCCCTACCTCAGACTCTGCATCTGTTCAAAGAGCAGAAGCTAGTTTAAACAGCTGTGAAGGTGCTGCTAGCAGCACTGCCGATAAATCAAGGTAAGGTGAAAAATACTGTCTGGGGACTGTCTGTCTTAACTAAAAGGGGCAAAAACTAGCGGTAGTGCCTGCTCTGTTAATGCTGACGTAAACGTGTCAAATGCAGTGTTGTTTTTTAAATTGATGTGATGATAATAAAGGGAGAGGGGTTTCATTACTGTGTCTAGAGAGAGAAACTTTGTGGGGCACCCTAAAGATCATCTGACTTGAGAGCCAGCCTTTCAAAGAGAATCCCATGGCTATTATTTAAAGTTAAAATTTTGGAAACTACAGATTTTTAATATCAGTGATGCATAAGGGTGCACCCAAAATAACTAATACAGTTGCTATCAGTGGAACAACCTTCTTTGTAGTAAGATTCTTGCCTTATCCGAGACTTTCTAACTGATGGAAATGCCTTGGAGTGTTGCATTCAAGTCATTGTTGCCCCTGAAAGATTCCCCtatgtcaccccccgccccttttCTGCTACACTGTGCAACAAGCAGTATTGCCTGTGACAGGGATGTCAGACCAGACACTGCTTGGCAACAGGAAGAGAAAAGACCCAGAAACATTCAGAAGGGTAGCAAATTCCCATAGATGATTGGTCCGCATAGGTGCCAATCACTTGAGCTGCTGCTCCACCTAGGACATAGCCAATTACCATAGAGGATTGGGACAAAAAGTGAGCTAATTATAGGGACATAGTCCACTGCCATTTTGATGTCCTGTAGAAGGGTTTGGGTGGCTGAAATCCTTGTTCCTTTGTCATTGACACCAGTTTGGCTAACCACTTTGGGTTTTTAGATGGCCAGCCATGCTACGACAGGGTAGTTAAAATCGCTTCTCCGAGAAACAGGAGTTGGCCAACTGAACCCCATTCTACTTCTGGGTCTTAGATGGAGTATCCATTTAGCAACCTAGAGGATGGAGGCAGTGTTTTGAGGGCTTGTTTCATGGTgagccttatttaaaaaaaaaaaaaacagctttggGGAAACTGCTGGATAGGGGTTGATTCCAGATAGGAGAGACCTCAAAATGACCCCCTGTCTTCTAGATGTGGTAAGTGATATGCCAGCTACTATTATTTTAGAACACAGATTATACCTAGAGTAGAGCTAACAAGAGAAACTTCTTTTACCCAGAGGCCAGCTCCatgtttggaaaataaaaatgcaCTAAGGTAAGGCTTGTATAAagataatattttttttttttaattccacaaACTCAAATAGAAGTGTGCCTGTGACTTCCTTGCCTGTTACTCAGCAAATGACAGAAATGAGCATTTCAAGAGAGGACAAAATAACCACACCGAAAACAGATGTGGCCGAGCCAGGTAGGCTTATAAAATGCTCTAAACTGTTTGAAAGTCCTTCTGAGGGCCTCTTGGAGACTGGATGGAGTACAGTGGAAGAAGTCTACTACCCGTGTAAAATGACTTGGCCTCCACTGATTGTTCTAGAACCAGAAGCTATTATCTGTATATGACAATGAACTCTTAGAAAAGTAATGGCCAGATACTGGAAGCCTTAATGTCTTCCATAATTCAAGTGTGTACACCTCGTTCTCCTATAATGCAGGGGCTGAGTTCCTGCAAAACCCTACATTAAGGAAAATTCCCACTTGGGTAATCACCTTCTCTGGTGTACGTGGAGGGTGCAAACCATTTCTTTGACACTGTACAGCACTGTATACAAAGAAGGCTCGTGTTATCAGACTATACCCTAGCCTTCCAAGTAGTCTTCTAACCAAAATGTGCATGGAGTGAGAGACAGGTGTAATGGAAAGACTATGAGACTGGCAAGCAGGAGACTGGGGTCTTAGCCCCAGttatgccatttccctgctgcgggaccttggccaaaatgaagataaaatatctgttctaccttccCCCTTAagactgagacagggactatgtttcatctgattatcttgtttctacccccagtgcttagcacatattaagtgtaacaaataccatttttaggtATTATTAGACTGAAAAGTAGgcctattcattgtcatattgagtgcttactgtgtgcagagcactgtactaagtgcttgattcccTATGATTTGAGTCCTGGAGTCACTTTGTGGGTTTAAACTTCTCATTTGTGTTTGCGTAAACTGCAAGCATCTAAAGTGCAGTTCAGCagtaaagagcgacaatccctgcccacactgggtttacagtttagaaccCGTTTCTTCCCCCTCTTTCGCGAGGTTGGGTTtggggtggtggggcgggggcgtTCCCCCTGGTCCCGGCAGCCACATGCTAATGACAGTTACTTAAATCCAGTTGGGTCATCCCTATCTGATCTTAATTTGGGGTGGGTTTTACAGGGTATTTAGATCAGAAGGGGacgtttggcctagtggaaggaggagtatgggtttgggagttgggacctgggttctaggtctggctctgccacttgtctgctatgtgaccttgggcaagtcacttaacttctctgggcctccatttcctccatctgcaaaatggggattcaacatctgttctccaccCTAtgtagactgagctccatgtgggacagactgtctgacctgattaactcgtatgcaCTTAAGTATTAGAACAGTAATTAGGTAGAACTTGCTATCATTACCTACTGAAACTTTTCAAGAAAGGGGCTTTTCTGATTTCCATAATGAAATCATTTTATGCTGAACTGTAAATTTAGTTTCTAAAGTAATGTGGAGTCAGGGCTTTTCACACTGGccaaatgaaaaatgaatttttGAGAGAAAAAGTAGGTGTTAATATGCACTAATTATAGGAAATTTAAAAGTAGCAGTGAAAGGTTAGGGACTGGTTTGGGCTTCCTTTTCAGTGAATCCTAATGCCATGTACAGGCGTTCCACATGAGTagcgtgatgtagtggaaagagttgACTAGTTGTCGGAATccccaaattctaatcccggctgtgtggcctcgggcaagtcacttaacctctatgcctcagttttcttgtctgtaaaatgaggaggatAAGAAAGATTGTGtcccatcttccccagagctagcattgtagtagtaagtgcttaatgccataatGATGAATATTGTCTTTGTTGAATTTCATATAAAATCAGATTGAGTCCAGGATTCAAGGGTTATATGTACAATATGGTGTCAACGTGCAACTGCCAGCTGTATAAACAGTACATAAAACTAGATTGCAATGGAATAAAGTTGAAACTCAATGAGCCTGTGCACTGACTATCCCCATAGCCTAGCATCAATGCCATACTAAAGTTTTAACCTAAATTGTACTGGTTGAAACTGAGTACTGtcactcctctccccttcatttcTCCATCACCTGTCATCAGTTTATGGACAATCCTGGTTTGTTAGGGGTTTTGGTGGAGAGTGGAaagaggttttgtttttgttgaacAGAAACAACAAAAATGGCAGGGCCATTTTTCCCCTTATTGCTGCAGTCCCTAATGGGGGCAAAATAAAAGCCCAGTCCCATTCCAGTTCCTCAACTTGAGGATTTCCTGAGGGAGAAATGTTGGTTTCCCTGTTGTTTCACAATTGCAACTAAATCGCAGGTATTTCATACCTACTATTCCACACAGTGGTTGGAATTGGGCCATTTATGCTAAGAGTAGTATCTGCGGGGCCTCCTGGTAAGAAGGGCAGCTCTTACTTACATAGCAGTTAAAAATTACTCCTTTCCCCTGAGCTAGGAGCAGGCTTTCCTGGGTGGGGTGGAGTGACGGGGCACCCTTTCCTGGCTTGGGCACACTTGGGTGGATGGAGCAGGAGCCTCACAGCAAGTGAAGTAGAGCCCCAAGTGACATGTGAGGAACAACGAGGCCATCCGCCATCCCATATTATCGATTGCCTTCTGAGTGCACTAAAGTacgaggcacattccctaccctcaagaagcagcaATACACACTTCCTGAATGTAGTTTAGAAGTTCAAACTAAGGGGAGCTCACCAGGACACTACACAAAATTGGGCAAGCAACTATTCAAGGTGATTGTAATTTGGTTTGGTTATCCAAACTTCTAATTATTTGAATGAACCTGTCCCATTGAGGTTGGGTAACTGCCTTTTAATTGTGTCCCATTTGCCTTGAAGCCATACCACTTCTAAATTTACAACTCTAATGAGCCTCATTTCTTGAAGGCTTTTCTCAACAGACTATATCTGTTTTGCAGATTGAAATAGCTGAGTGCCATGGTGCACATCCGAACTTTACATTGCACTTTAGTTGTAATCTTGGAAAAATCTGTTTCCTTATGGGTCCACTGCTCGCTCCCAGCATGTCCCCTAAATGTTCTGGTCTCCCCTGTGGAATGAGGCTACTGCCAAATGCCTCTGTTCTAAAAATGTCACCCTGAAGAGAGTAGCTGGAATCTGGGAGCCAGCCTAATCTGGAGtagttatggggaggaggagaagacttttttccccaccctccacAACCACAGGTAAGTAAATTCTGCATATTGAAGTGTTTGGGGACATCAGTGATTGGCTGAAAGCCAGGAATCAACAGAGATCTAGGCCAACTCCTAGAATACAGACCAGCCAGGCCAAGGACACAACAGACAACTAGGCAAATTAGCATTCTTAAATAAGTGATCTTAGTTCATATCTTTAGGTTTCACTATTGTCTTACTGCTTGGCTCCTAGAATAGACAAGCTGCCTTGGGCTGTGTAGCTATTTAAGATTGAAGCATTTGTTGGAAAGGTGGACTGGTTCTTTATTTCCCTTTTTCTGTGCTTCTTTACTACATTAGCCTCCCACTGAGTTGAAACTTGGCTTGCCCAACCCAGTTACTGTATTAGGACTAACCAAAGTGTACCtctacagggttttgcacatagtaggcgcttggtGCTCTTTGATTCCTGGAGTTTCGTGTGTTTAGATAATCATGTTTTGGGCCATCTGAATCATGGCATGGTGAGATTTTCCTGTACCTTGAAATGCCTTTTCTTGCTGGACAGTTTTACAGAAAAgcagacccccaccccccgcaaaaaaaaaatccctcatggTAAACTGATTCTGGCCTATGTAATTCTAGTGAATTCTGAAGTCAGGAGAATTTTCACACTTTCTCTATGTAGATGGCCCCCAATCTACCTCTCTACAGCTATTCAATCTTGTTTCCTTTCCTTTGGCCTCCCGGGTAGCTCCACTTGTGTTTGGTGCCAAATGGGGCATCCTTCAAgtatcccaaactgaactccttgctaaatcctgccagttttttctACAGTATTTCCTCACTAGTCTACTAGAGCTTTCCCTTTGCTCCCCCAtagctcaccttctaactgtacctccttCCTGACTCACACCTCTAACCCCTACCACATGctgtctccccgccccctgcTTAGAACTCCCTCACTCTCCAAGCCTGTGAAAGcaggtttcctcatcttcaaagccctcctaaaattccacctcccttCCTCAGTTACTTAACACCCTAAGGTGCATCAACTAAACAGCTGTCCTTAGcacttaagtgctgaggttgggtGTAGTTACACTTACATACATTTGACTGTACAGTTGTTGAAGTTAACTGTTTTCCCCAAAAATACTTGTGCTGCTGTGATGGCTTCAAGCCCCACTGTTTTGAGAACTTGtctgcccatctcccccattagactgtaagtcccttaaGGTGTGGGGAACCATGTCGTTTTTGCTTTTGGGCATACTCcagtagactttttttttttagtgatactggttaaatgcttactatgtgtcaatttttaaaagctgggttagatacaagcatcaggttggatacagtccctgtcccatgtgtatAATTACAATCctacataggagggagtaggatttaatacccattttacagtcatgTAATATCTTCCACAActgaggggtatttgttaaatgcttactatgtgataagaaTTGGAcagagagctgggatggatacaatattatcaggctggatacagtctcaggagggagaacaggaattgaacccccattttacagatgaggaaactgaggcatagaggtgatatggtcacacaacaggtaatgacagagtcaggattagaacccaggtccccccaactcccttggtttgggttctttccactaggcaatgctgcttgggTTGGGGGGTAATAAAGCAAACTTTACCACCACTACCCCTGTGGCTGATAACCTGTGAATTCAAAAGGATTCCATTTTCTGGTACTACTTAATTTTAAAAGTCTTTTAATCAATTTAGAGGCAGAATTGCCATGAATCTCGGTCAGCTGCTCTGAACCATAGGGTGAATCAGCCGAAGGGTTAATGTTTATTTAGACTGCTTAATTGCAGACCTTTAGTTTTCCTTATAGTTACCGAGATTGGGCAAATAAGTGTATGGAATCATTTGAAAGAATGAGGCCCAACACATATTGAATCTATCTGGGAACAGTTTTGGTGTAGAACTAAATTGTTTAATGAGTATTTAATTGAAGGCAATCCTGGAAGTCCTATCCCAAAAGTCAATTAGTTGGCAATCAATGAACTGTCAGAGTTGAATTTCTTTGCCTTTTCCGCAGTTGTCACTCAGCCAAGTCCATCAGTGTCTCAGCCCAGTGCTTCTCAGAATGAAGAAAAAACTCTTGAGTTACCCAAACCAAAGAAAAATAGGTGCTTCATGTGTAGGAAGAAGGTTGGCCTTACAGGTAAGAAACTCTGGGGGCAGTtatgggtttttttgtggggtttttgttACTTGTTTTCCATTTGGAATTTGTTGGATCAAGGCAGCATTTTAGTTTGAGGATAGGGAATAGATTAGGGGGAGGGGGTACTGTAGAGGACTGGAATACAATTATGTGAAGTTTTTGTGGGTGTAGTTGtctcttctgtctttctccccccacccccacccgttCCCCTTCTTTAATGACTAAGCCTTTAAATCATAACC includes these proteins:
- the ZFAND5 gene encoding AN1-type zinc finger protein 5, which translates into the protein MAQETNQTPGPMLCSTGCGFYGNPRTNGMCSVCYKEHLQRQQNSGRMSPMGTASGSNSPTSDSASVQRAEASLNSCEGAASSTADKSRSVPVTSLPVTQQMTEMSISREDKITTPKTDVAEPVVTQPSPSVSQPSASQNEEKTLELPKPKKNRCFMCRKKVGLTGFDCRCGNLFCGLHRYSDKHNCPYDYKAEAAAKIRKENPVVVAEKIQRI